The following proteins are encoded in a genomic region of Sphingopyxis sp. YF1:
- a CDS encoding TonB-dependent receptor: protein MKGIFLRKGSLLAGVALMSSVIFAAPASAQQADTQPQGDADSDGSVIIVTATLRAERLEDVPIAVSAIGEDEIANRGASALGDLQAAVPALRLVDIGPGSQRIQLRGVSQFQGLPTVGNYVDEFSINNIGASGVPEIQLFDMQRVEVLRGPQPVLYGEGSMGGTIRYISRDPSLNEIEIDGLGEVSFIKGGETGFRAQAGVSIPIAPGVAGIRLAGMYNDAGGWTDGPPGKDINGIDTRALQVKLVLEPSTGFKASLLGIYSERSQAFKSYSFDGENTTQRFDSLAKQKFSLGNLVLEYDAGSFTLLSSTGYLDSDGRSIDDSGPFFNELFGAPLLVNALSDSIGNTAKFSQELRLTSNGNGPLSYLFGAVYTDTDVNGIIIGTGESAVPGLPAEALGVVFNVDQSAESKTWALYGNLGYKLTDWLTFEAGGRYFRDKRSLTSDFQITGFPASSVFQDSASFDTFNPRVSLTADTGSGIFFISAAKGFRSGGFNGSGAPLELASFDPEDLWTYEAGTKLSLIDDTLFVEASVYYNDYKNVQTNDINPNNPGQAIAVNSGEASGLGFDFGFRAKPSRDFSVMGSFGYNNMRFDTDTVSNIKGDPLDLVPDVNVSLAVDWTPQLNDGVELISHFDINFTDEAKITLRSLTFPTAIEESQSRVAVNGKIGALIDDRFEVYGFVRNLFDERRIVLPSFGAFFEPIFTHPRTFGIGLRVRG from the coding sequence ATGAAGGGGATTTTTTTGCGTAAAGGCAGCCTGCTCGCGGGCGTTGCCCTCATGTCTAGCGTGATCTTTGCCGCGCCAGCGAGCGCTCAGCAAGCTGACACTCAGCCACAGGGGGATGCTGATAGCGACGGCTCGGTCATTATTGTTACGGCTACATTACGCGCCGAGCGGCTCGAAGATGTGCCTATCGCAGTGAGCGCGATCGGCGAAGATGAAATCGCCAATCGCGGCGCTTCGGCGCTTGGCGATCTGCAGGCAGCCGTGCCTGCGCTCCGCCTAGTCGACATTGGTCCAGGATCCCAACGCATCCAACTTCGTGGTGTTTCGCAGTTTCAGGGTTTGCCTACCGTCGGCAATTATGTCGATGAATTCTCCATCAACAATATCGGCGCCTCGGGCGTACCGGAAATCCAGCTGTTTGACATGCAGCGAGTTGAGGTGCTGCGCGGCCCCCAGCCCGTGCTCTACGGCGAAGGATCGATGGGCGGCACGATCCGTTACATTTCCCGCGACCCCAGCCTCAATGAAATCGAGATCGACGGATTGGGCGAAGTATCCTTCATCAAGGGTGGAGAAACGGGTTTTAGGGCTCAGGCGGGCGTTTCGATCCCCATCGCTCCCGGCGTGGCCGGGATTCGCCTCGCAGGAATGTATAACGATGCGGGAGGCTGGACCGACGGGCCTCCGGGTAAAGATATCAACGGCATCGATACTCGCGCCCTGCAAGTAAAACTGGTCCTCGAGCCCAGCACCGGGTTCAAAGCATCGCTCCTCGGCATTTATTCGGAGCGGTCGCAGGCTTTCAAGAGTTATTCTTTTGACGGCGAAAACACCACTCAGCGATTTGACTCGCTCGCGAAGCAGAAATTCTCTCTGGGCAACCTCGTCCTGGAATATGATGCGGGATCCTTCACGCTATTGAGTTCAACGGGCTATCTGGACAGCGATGGACGCTCAATCGACGATTCGGGGCCGTTCTTTAATGAACTTTTTGGAGCGCCTTTGCTCGTTAACGCCTTGAGCGACTCGATAGGCAACACGGCGAAATTCTCACAGGAGCTCCGGCTAACCTCGAATGGGAACGGCCCTCTCAGCTATTTGTTCGGCGCCGTCTATACAGACACCGATGTGAATGGGATTATCATCGGAACCGGCGAGTCTGCTGTTCCCGGATTGCCAGCCGAAGCGTTGGGCGTAGTTTTCAATGTCGACCAATCGGCAGAGTCCAAGACTTGGGCTCTATACGGAAATCTGGGCTACAAGCTCACTGATTGGCTGACATTCGAAGCCGGCGGGCGATACTTCCGCGACAAGCGATCGTTGACAAGCGACTTCCAAATCACGGGATTTCCCGCGAGTTCGGTATTCCAGGACAGCGCAAGCTTCGATACGTTTAACCCACGCGTCAGCCTTACTGCCGATACCGGCTCGGGGATTTTCTTTATTTCGGCGGCAAAGGGTTTCCGCAGCGGCGGGTTCAACGGTTCCGGTGCTCCGCTGGAACTGGCCAGCTTTGATCCTGAAGATCTTTGGACCTACGAAGCCGGCACGAAGCTGAGCCTGATCGATGACACCCTGTTCGTCGAGGCTTCGGTTTACTACAACGATTATAAGAATGTTCAGACGAACGACATCAATCCCAATAATCCCGGTCAGGCAATCGCCGTGAATTCAGGCGAGGCGAGTGGTCTCGGATTTGATTTCGGTTTCAGGGCCAAGCCTTCGCGTGATTTTTCAGTGATGGGTTCCTTCGGCTATAACAATATGCGGTTCGATACTGACACTGTCAGCAATATCAAAGGCGATCCGCTTGACTTGGTGCCAGATGTTAATGTCTCCCTTGCAGTCGACTGGACTCCACAGCTTAACGACGGCGTAGAACTGATCTCGCATTTTGATATTAATTTTACCGATGAAGCAAAGATCACGCTGCGGTCTTTAACATTTCCGACAGCGATCGAAGAAAGCCAGTCGCGGGTAGCAGTGAATGGCAAGATCGGCGCGCTCATCGACGACCGGTTCGAGGTTTATGGATTTGTGCGCAACCTATTCGACGAACGTAGAATCGTGCTTCCCTCTTTTGGGGCGTTTTTCGAGCCTATCTTCACTCACCCCCGTACGTTCGGGATCGGGCTGCGCGTTCGCGGTTGA
- the paaZ gene encoding phenylacetic acid degradation bifunctional protein PaaZ, translating to MTIRLQNYSVDAWVSGVGAEQPVVSAINGEVVALASSGGLDFAAMLEHARSVGGPALRAMTFHQRANILKALAQAIIERKEELYALSVTTGATRGDSWIDIEGGAGTLFSMSAKGRRELPDDVLIVDGELEQIGKEGTFVGQHVYTTLHGAALHINAFNFPVWGMLEKLGPALLAGIPVIVKPATATAQVAEHAVRIMVETGVLPRGGLQLIVGPVGDTFDHLGCQDVVSFTGSAATAVKLQTHPVIAREAVRFIAERDSINASILGPDADADSPEFGLFVKEIVREMTVKAGQKCTAIRRAFVPRGLLDRTQQEIEDRLSKVVIGDPANDTVTMGALVGISQREDVRAKARELATECKLIFGSIDTVETLGDAVRGAYQSPLLFRNDDPWTAKVVHDLEIFGPVCTLMPYDDPGDALALANRGNGSLALSVFSHSPDVVRAFVLGSGSFHGRLAFIDRDCAKESTGHGSPLPMLIHGGPGRAGGGEEMGGMRAVKHYMQRSALQGSPRSLSTVVRQWLPGAPQTEAIAHPFRKRFGELELGYTLKTESRTITLDDVEHFAHFTGDTFYAHMDEVAAAASPIFGGRVAHGYLILSFAAGLFVDPAPGPVLANFGLENLRFIKPVKPGESIKVALTAKAKSLRSPKMGEVRWSVAVTNQDNELVAAYDLLTMNAV from the coding sequence ATGACCATCAGGCTGCAGAACTACAGCGTAGACGCTTGGGTGAGCGGTGTCGGCGCGGAACAACCGGTCGTCTCGGCCATCAACGGCGAAGTGGTGGCCCTTGCTAGTAGTGGGGGCCTCGATTTCGCGGCCATGCTTGAGCACGCTCGCTCCGTGGGTGGCCCCGCGCTCAGGGCGATGACCTTTCACCAGCGCGCGAACATCCTGAAAGCACTGGCGCAGGCAATTATCGAGCGAAAGGAAGAGCTTTACGCACTTTCTGTAACAACTGGTGCAACGCGAGGCGACAGCTGGATCGACATTGAGGGTGGAGCTGGAACGCTCTTTTCCATGTCCGCAAAAGGCCGACGCGAGCTGCCGGATGACGTTCTCATTGTTGACGGAGAACTGGAGCAGATTGGCAAGGAAGGCACTTTCGTCGGTCAGCATGTCTACACCACCCTCCACGGTGCAGCGCTGCACATTAATGCCTTCAATTTCCCCGTCTGGGGCATGCTTGAAAAATTGGGACCAGCGTTGCTTGCCGGGATCCCGGTTATAGTCAAGCCAGCCACCGCGACTGCCCAGGTCGCCGAACACGCCGTCCGGATCATGGTCGAAACAGGTGTACTACCAAGAGGCGGACTACAGTTGATCGTCGGCCCGGTGGGCGACACATTCGACCACCTTGGCTGCCAGGATGTGGTCTCCTTCACGGGTTCGGCCGCCACCGCCGTGAAACTGCAAACCCACCCAGTGATAGCCAGAGAAGCGGTGCGCTTCATAGCGGAGCGCGATTCGATCAACGCCTCCATCCTGGGACCCGACGCAGATGCGGACAGCCCCGAATTCGGGCTTTTCGTCAAGGAAATCGTTCGAGAGATGACGGTCAAGGCAGGACAAAAGTGTACAGCGATCCGTCGAGCGTTCGTGCCTCGTGGACTGCTTGATCGCACCCAGCAGGAGATCGAGGATCGTCTCAGCAAGGTTGTCATTGGCGATCCTGCAAATGATACCGTGACAATGGGAGCGCTCGTCGGGATATCCCAACGGGAAGACGTGCGCGCCAAGGCCCGCGAACTCGCCACAGAGTGCAAACTGATATTCGGTTCGATTGACACCGTCGAAACCCTCGGCGATGCGGTGCGAGGTGCCTATCAATCCCCTCTTCTGTTCCGGAATGACGATCCCTGGACTGCGAAAGTTGTGCACGATCTGGAGATCTTTGGCCCTGTCTGCACCCTGATGCCGTACGATGACCCAGGGGACGCTCTTGCCCTCGCCAATCGCGGTAACGGATCGCTAGCTCTTTCGGTTTTCTCCCATTCGCCAGACGTGGTTCGCGCGTTTGTATTGGGCTCCGGGTCCTTTCACGGCCGGCTCGCTTTCATTGATCGAGATTGCGCGAAGGAGTCGACCGGGCACGGGTCGCCGCTGCCCATGCTGATCCATGGCGGCCCTGGACGAGCTGGCGGCGGCGAGGAAATGGGGGGAATGCGCGCCGTCAAGCATTACATGCAGCGCAGCGCCTTACAGGGAAGCCCGCGCAGTCTAAGCACTGTGGTGCGGCAATGGCTGCCTGGCGCTCCGCAAACTGAAGCAATTGCACATCCCTTCAGGAAACGCTTCGGGGAGCTCGAACTCGGATACACCCTGAAGACAGAATCGCGGACGATCACCCTTGATGACGTCGAGCATTTCGCGCACTTCACTGGCGACACCTTCTATGCCCACATGGATGAGGTAGCGGCAGCTGCAAGCCCGATTTTCGGTGGACGGGTGGCCCACGGCTACCTGATCCTGTCGTTCGCTGCAGGCTTGTTTGTCGACCCGGCGCCGGGCCCGGTCCTCGCTAATTTCGGACTTGAAAATCTTCGCTTCATTAAGCCCGTCAAACCGGGAGAGAGCATCAAGGTTGCCCTCACAGCGAAGGCCAAGTCCTTGCGGAGTCCGAAGATGGGAGAGGTCCGCTGGTCGGTAGCCGTAACCAACCAAGACAATGAGTTGGTGGCGGCATACGATCTGCTTACGATGAATGCAGTCTGA
- the paaG gene encoding 2-(1,2-epoxy-1,2-dihydrophenyl)acetyl-CoA isomerase PaaG, which yields MSYETIVVDFEEGVTKITLNRPERLNSFTVQMHEELADALSNIERSDEVRAVLLTGAGRGFCAGQDLSDSSVAPGSDAIDLGHAVDTYYSPLVKRLAEMARPVVCAVNGVAAGAGANIAFACDIVLAGRSAKFIQSFANIGLIPDSGGTWVLPRLAGQARALGLALTGEPLSAEQAEAWGMIWKCVDDDVLESEAIKLAKRLAAGPTRGLVETKMALRSTYDRTLDDALALERDLMRELGRSHDYPEGVAAFMEKRAPKFTGQ from the coding sequence ATGAGTTATGAGACCATCGTGGTCGACTTCGAAGAGGGCGTGACCAAGATCACGCTCAACCGTCCGGAGCGCCTCAACAGCTTCACCGTCCAGATGCATGAAGAGCTGGCAGATGCGCTGAGCAATATCGAGCGGTCCGATGAAGTCCGTGCCGTCCTTTTGACAGGCGCGGGCCGAGGATTCTGCGCAGGTCAGGATCTCTCGGATAGTTCCGTCGCGCCCGGCAGCGACGCGATCGACCTTGGGCACGCTGTCGATACCTATTATTCGCCCTTGGTGAAGCGACTCGCTGAGATGGCGAGACCGGTCGTCTGTGCGGTCAATGGGGTGGCTGCCGGTGCAGGAGCAAATATCGCGTTTGCCTGTGATATCGTTTTGGCCGGACGCAGCGCAAAATTCATTCAGTCATTTGCCAATATTGGTCTGATCCCGGACTCGGGGGGGACCTGGGTCCTTCCGCGACTTGCGGGTCAAGCCCGCGCCCTTGGCCTCGCGCTCACTGGTGAACCGCTTTCGGCCGAGCAGGCCGAGGCGTGGGGAATGATCTGGAAGTGCGTCGACGATGACGTTCTGGAGAGTGAAGCCATCAAGCTGGCCAAACGCCTTGCCGCTGGTCCGACCCGTGGCCTGGTTGAGACCAAGATGGCTTTGCGAAGCACCTACGACCGCACACTCGACGATGCCCTCGCCTTGGAGCGCGATCTCATGCGCGAGTTGGGCCGTAGCCACGACTATCCGGAGGGGGTTGCCGCTTTCATGGAAAAACGCGCGCCCAAATTCACCGGACAATGA
- the paaA gene encoding 1,2-phenylacetyl-CoA epoxidase subunit PaaA yields the protein MYTTELGKPAAEHPALVEDPDLLAAFEARVAADDFIEPNDWMPDGYRRTLVRQISQHAHSEIVGMLPEGNWVTRAPSLKRKAILLAKIQDEGGHGLYLYCAAETLGTSRQEMIEALHAGRAKYSTIFNYPTLNWADIGAIGWLVDGAAIMNQVPLQRASYGPYARAMVRICKEESFHQRQGYDLLLSMVNGTTEQRNMAQDALDRWWWPALMMFGPPDENSPNSAQSMRWRIKRETNDQLRQKFVDATVPQAELLGLTIPDPVLKWNEERGHYDFGPIEWEEFYAVVRGEGAVAKERMGARRKAWDEGAWVREAADAFAAKRSARAAA from the coding sequence ATGTACACGACGGAACTGGGCAAACCCGCCGCAGAACATCCCGCACTGGTCGAAGATCCTGATCTCCTGGCTGCGTTCGAGGCAAGGGTCGCGGCGGATGACTTCATCGAGCCCAATGATTGGATGCCCGACGGCTACCGGCGCACACTTGTGCGCCAGATTTCGCAGCACGCTCACAGCGAGATCGTGGGCATGCTTCCTGAGGGAAATTGGGTAACTAGAGCGCCCAGCCTCAAGCGCAAAGCGATCCTTCTGGCCAAAATCCAGGATGAAGGTGGTCACGGGCTCTACTTGTATTGCGCGGCAGAAACGCTCGGAACAAGCAGGCAAGAGATGATCGAGGCGCTCCATGCAGGCCGCGCCAAGTATTCAACGATCTTCAACTATCCGACTTTGAACTGGGCGGACATTGGAGCGATAGGATGGCTCGTCGATGGCGCGGCGATCATGAACCAGGTGCCGCTGCAGCGTGCATCATACGGTCCGTATGCGAGAGCCATGGTTCGCATATGCAAGGAAGAGAGCTTCCATCAGCGACAGGGCTACGATCTCTTGCTCTCGATGGTCAATGGGACCACCGAACAGCGCAACATGGCGCAAGACGCACTTGACCGCTGGTGGTGGCCAGCGCTCATGATGTTCGGCCCGCCTGACGAGAATTCGCCCAACAGTGCGCAATCGATGCGCTGGCGGATCAAGCGCGAGACAAACGATCAACTGCGTCAGAAATTCGTGGACGCGACCGTACCGCAAGCTGAACTGCTCGGCCTGACTATTCCGGATCCGGTCCTCAAATGGAACGAGGAACGGGGCCATTATGATTTCGGCCCGATCGAGTGGGAAGAGTTTTATGCGGTTGTGCGCGGCGAGGGGGCTGTCGCGAAGGAGCGTATGGGTGCGCGGCGAAAGGCCTGGGATGAGGGCGCATGGGTGCGCGAGGCTGCCGATGCATTTGCGGCGAAGCGATCTGCCCGCGCAGCCGCATGA
- the paaB gene encoding 1,2-phenylacetyl-CoA epoxidase subunit PaaB, with amino-acid sequence MKDWPLWEVFVRARGGLEHRHAGSVHAPDAEMALRHARDTYTRRLEGVSVWVARSADIVASDGAKSEQLFDPAANKIYRHPSFYVLPESVNHM; translated from the coding sequence ATGAAGGACTGGCCGCTTTGGGAAGTATTTGTCCGGGCTCGCGGCGGATTAGAGCATCGACACGCAGGCTCGGTGCATGCACCTGACGCTGAAATGGCGCTGCGTCATGCCCGCGACACATATACTCGTCGCCTAGAAGGAGTCAGCGTTTGGGTCGCCCGATCAGCCGATATAGTCGCTTCCGACGGGGCCAAGAGTGAGCAGCTGTTCGACCCCGCAGCAAACAAAATCTACCGCCACCCATCCTTCTATGTGCTTCCTGAATCCGTGAACCACATGTGA
- the paaC gene encoding 1,2-phenylacetyl-CoA epoxidase subunit PaaC, with translation MDNSLFCSLVQLGDDCLVLGQRLCEWCGRAPTIEVDLSLSNLALDMIGQATLLLDYAGEVEGSGRNADRLAFHRDAEQFRNALLVEQPNGDFARTIVRHFLYATYAEALFEQLSHSRDDRLAEIAAKTVKELRYHAEYSADWIVRLGDGTADSRSRILDGLEWHWRFIDDLFHDDESWIDCAERGIVPLRQALRTDFEQAVGAVLAKAGLVMPEKVRGVEGGRGGRHSEHLSMMLAIMQVLPRAHPAATW, from the coding sequence ATGGACAATTCCCTATTTTGCTCGCTTGTCCAGCTCGGCGATGACTGCCTGGTTCTGGGTCAGCGATTGTGCGAGTGGTGCGGGCGTGCCCCGACAATCGAAGTTGATCTCAGTCTGTCGAATTTGGCACTCGACATGATTGGTCAAGCGACACTCTTGCTTGACTATGCTGGTGAAGTTGAAGGCAGTGGCCGGAATGCAGACCGCCTAGCGTTTCACCGCGATGCAGAGCAATTTCGCAATGCCTTACTCGTGGAGCAACCCAACGGAGACTTCGCGCGAACGATCGTGCGTCATTTCCTCTACGCGACCTATGCCGAAGCCCTGTTCGAACAGCTCTCCCATTCGCGTGACGATCGACTCGCCGAGATAGCTGCAAAGACGGTTAAAGAGCTGCGCTACCACGCCGAATACTCCGCAGATTGGATCGTTCGGCTTGGGGACGGGACTGCAGACAGTCGAAGTCGGATACTGGATGGTTTGGAGTGGCACTGGCGTTTCATCGACGATCTGTTCCACGATGATGAATCCTGGATCGATTGTGCCGAAAGGGGCATAGTTCCGCTGAGGCAGGCCTTGCGAACCGATTTCGAGCAAGCCGTTGGAGCCGTGCTTGCGAAGGCAGGACTGGTTATGCCGGAGAAGGTCCGGGGTGTTGAAGGTGGTCGGGGCGGACGCCACAGCGAGCACCTCTCAATGATGTTGGCGATCATGCAGGTCCTGCCTCGTGCTCACCCAGCAGCGACTTGGTGA
- the paaD gene encoding 1,2-phenylacetyl-CoA epoxidase subunit PaaD, translating to MNAANEVGAQIAKALSQVPDPEIPAVSIVELGIVREIGLKDGLSWVSITPTYTGCPATDVIRQNVRVALDQAGLEAVEIRTVLTPPWSTEMITLEGREKLLRYGIAPPEPASGQAACPRCGSRNTMEISRFGSTPCKALWQCIECREPFDRFKCH from the coding sequence GTGAACGCGGCGAATGAAGTCGGTGCTCAGATTGCCAAGGCGCTTTCGCAGGTGCCAGATCCGGAGATTCCGGCAGTTTCAATCGTTGAGCTCGGAATAGTTCGAGAAATTGGTTTGAAGGATGGCCTATCGTGGGTCAGCATTACGCCAACCTATACGGGATGCCCGGCAACGGACGTGATCAGGCAAAATGTCCGAGTGGCACTCGACCAAGCCGGTCTTGAGGCTGTCGAGATCCGGACCGTCCTTACTCCGCCTTGGTCAACCGAAATGATTACGCTCGAAGGGCGGGAGAAACTGCTTCGCTACGGCATTGCGCCCCCCGAGCCAGCGTCGGGACAAGCGGCATGTCCACGGTGTGGTTCACGTAACACCATGGAGATTTCCCGCTTCGGATCAACACCGTGCAAAGCCCTGTGGCAATGCATAGAGTGCCGTGAGCCGTTCGATCGTTTTAAATGCCATTAG
- a CDS encoding 2Fe-2S iron-sulfur cluster-binding protein, producing the protein MSSMFHQLAIAEVLKETEHAITVRFAVPSDLSDQFEFEPGQHLTLRAMIDGDDVRRSYSICSAPQDKELRIAIKRMNGGKFSNWANDNLVAGISVEALAPAGAFTWAFDSARKAHYAMFASGSGITPIMSLLRSGLEGEPSSNFSLFYGNRDVSSILFLEELAQLKNRYMDRLAVHHFLSREDDEFVLLNGRIDMQKAAAIIEHFLPSDAIDAAFICGPEAMMEAVETVLKSAGLDQKLIKTERFAAGELTVERRAIVERLEEAAAGNPIRITVNGKTRTIRYDPKLETILENSRAAGLPAPFACKAGVCATCRARVIKGEVEMIRQFALSQDEIERGYILTCQAIPISDDVDIDFDA; encoded by the coding sequence ATGTCGTCAATGTTCCATCAACTTGCCATTGCTGAGGTTCTTAAGGAAACCGAACACGCGATCACAGTTCGCTTTGCCGTGCCATCGGACTTGTCCGACCAGTTCGAGTTCGAGCCCGGCCAACACCTGACCTTGCGAGCCATGATTGATGGAGACGATGTCAGGCGGAGCTATTCGATTTGCTCGGCACCTCAAGACAAGGAGCTGCGCATTGCCATAAAGCGCATGAATGGCGGAAAATTTTCGAACTGGGCGAACGACAATCTGGTTGCAGGCATTTCAGTCGAAGCTCTTGCTCCAGCCGGTGCCTTCACCTGGGCTTTCGACAGCGCCCGCAAGGCCCATTATGCGATGTTCGCGAGCGGATCTGGCATCACGCCCATAATGTCCCTGTTGCGATCGGGGCTAGAGGGCGAGCCGAGCAGCAATTTCTCGTTATTCTATGGCAACCGCGATGTTAGCAGCATTCTCTTCCTCGAGGAATTAGCCCAATTGAAGAACCGCTATATGGACCGGCTCGCGGTGCACCATTTCCTCTCGCGCGAGGACGATGAATTCGTCTTACTGAACGGCCGGATCGACATGCAGAAAGCAGCGGCAATCATTGAGCATTTTCTCCCCAGTGATGCCATCGATGCAGCTTTCATCTGCGGACCCGAGGCGATGATGGAGGCTGTCGAAACTGTGCTCAAATCTGCCGGTCTTGATCAGAAGCTAATCAAGACCGAACGCTTTGCGGCGGGTGAACTTACCGTTGAACGCCGGGCCATCGTGGAACGGCTCGAAGAGGCCGCCGCAGGAAATCCCATCCGGATTACCGTAAACGGCAAGACTCGAACCATACGGTACGATCCCAAGCTCGAAACAATTTTGGAGAACTCCAGGGCTGCCGGACTGCCAGCCCCATTCGCGTGCAAGGCGGGCGTCTGCGCGACGTGCCGCGCGCGAGTAATCAAGGGTGAGGTCGAAATGATTCGCCAGTTTGCCTTGTCACAGGACGAGATTGAACGGGGCTATATCCTGACCTGCCAGGCCATTCCAATTTCGGATGATGTCGATATTGATTTCGATGCTTGA
- a CDS encoding TetR/AcrR family transcriptional regulator yields MARTQAADYEDRKEAILDHAAALFARKGFLGTSVLDIAHACGASKSLLYHYYPSKEDVLAGVMSSHIDVLLNTASEVLADAMSADERLRQMLHRFLEHYAGAANRQKVLLHELDNLPPTVRKEIVSKQRKIVDAVQSLLVRVFPDKLADPATARVKTMLIFGMINWTSNWFDQSGKLTYADLADMTLEMALAGREVS; encoded by the coding sequence ATGGCCAGAACCCAGGCTGCCGACTACGAAGATCGCAAAGAGGCGATCCTCGATCATGCTGCCGCCCTTTTTGCACGAAAAGGGTTCCTAGGCACTTCCGTTCTGGACATTGCCCACGCCTGCGGAGCGTCGAAATCGCTGCTGTACCATTACTACCCGTCTAAAGAAGATGTCCTCGCAGGAGTAATGTCATCCCATATTGATGTATTGCTCAACACTGCCTCTGAGGTCCTGGCAGACGCTATGTCGGCTGATGAGAGACTGCGGCAAATGCTCCATCGTTTCTTGGAGCATTATGCTGGCGCGGCCAATCGGCAGAAGGTCCTGCTTCATGAACTCGATAACTTGCCTCCGACGGTTCGAAAGGAAATTGTTTCGAAGCAACGAAAGATCGTTGACGCAGTCCAGTCGCTGCTCGTTCGCGTCTTTCCCGATAAGCTGGCCGACCCCGCAACCGCCAGGGTCAAGACGATGCTGATCTTCGGGATGATTAACTGGACAAGCAACTGGTTCGACCAGAGCGGAAAGCTCACCTACGCCGATCTGGCCGATATGACCCTCGAAATGGCACTCGCTGGACGGGAAGTGAGCTAG
- a CDS encoding thermonuclease family protein, with protein MKWFFVIGLALTPAFAFAQGISGSARAMDGDTLNMAGIVIRLHGVDAPELNQTCAREGQSWACGKEASAKLAQLVNGAEMRCEQRDVDDYDRIVASCTARLIDLGQAMVEAGLAVALPQFSDRYLGAEARAKALKLGIWNSDFQQPADYRAANPRAHRPKPQASAARQPIASPAPSGVYYRNCNAAWAAGAAPLYRGQPGYRPEMDGDGDGVACEPFRRR; from the coding sequence ATGAAATGGTTCTTTGTAATCGGGCTGGCGCTGACGCCGGCGTTCGCATTCGCGCAGGGCATTAGTGGCTCGGCCCGGGCGATGGACGGCGACACTCTCAATATGGCGGGGATCGTCATCCGCTTGCACGGTGTGGACGCCCCCGAGCTCAACCAGACTTGCGCGCGCGAGGGACAAAGCTGGGCATGCGGCAAAGAAGCGTCGGCGAAACTGGCGCAACTGGTCAATGGTGCCGAAATGCGGTGTGAGCAGCGCGATGTCGATGATTATGACCGGATCGTCGCCAGCTGCACCGCGCGGCTGATAGATCTGGGCCAAGCCATGGTCGAAGCGGGCCTTGCAGTTGCGTTGCCTCAGTTTAGCGATCGCTATCTTGGCGCCGAGGCGCGCGCCAAGGCCCTCAAACTGGGCATCTGGAATTCCGATTTCCAACAGCCGGCCGACTATCGGGCCGCCAATCCCAGAGCCCATCGACCCAAACCGCAGGCATCCGCCGCGCGTCAGCCTATTGCCTCGCCGGCGCCGTCCGGCGTCTATTACCGCAATTGCAATGCGGCATGGGCAGCGGGTGCCGCGCCGTTATACCGCGGTCAGCCGGGATATCGGCCAGAGATGGATGGAGACGGCGACGGCGTGGCGTGCGAACCATTCCGGCGGCGATGA
- a CDS encoding helix-turn-helix transcriptional regulator gives MGVSLAMRLQNLRTSKQQSLQEVADAIGASKAHIWELEKGTAKNPSIELVRKLADYFEVSIAHLVGEKPDEDGDDEQLLVIYRQLKSLDLRDRLVLGDIIKGMQKRRSGA, from the coding sequence ATGGGCGTGTCGTTGGCGATGAGGCTGCAGAACCTTCGCACGTCAAAGCAGCAATCGCTTCAGGAAGTGGCTGACGCTATTGGTGCGTCGAAAGCCCATATCTGGGAGCTTGAGAAAGGCACCGCCAAGAATCCGTCGATCGAACTCGTCCGAAAGCTCGCCGATTATTTTGAGGTGTCCATCGCTCACCTTGTCGGTGAGAAGCCGGACGAAGATGGCGATGACGAGCAGTTGCTCGTAATTTACCGTCAACTGAAATCTCTCGATCTGCGCGACCGCTTGGTTCTTGGAGATATCATCAAGGGAATGCAGAAGCGCCGTTCGGGAGCTTAG